The following proteins come from a genomic window of Microbacterium sp. JZ31:
- a CDS encoding SDR family NAD(P)-dependent oxidoreductase, protein MRLDGKVAIITGGASGIGRTTVHKFIREGAKVLVADIDLARAEQVVAEAEQAGFPGAAAATSVDVSAFEDVEAMVAKAVEIFGAVHVIFNNAGIAGGAPLLEHDPEADYERIIRVDQNGVYYGIVAAGRQMAKQGTGGVIISTSSVYGEQAAELSFTYSAAKAAVISFTRSAAYELAEHGIRAVAITPGRVATPIINQFSDELRATFAAEQLRGKLTEPEEIADVVAFLASDESRVINGTVVSVDDGYSVFKQRLELPVF, encoded by the coding sequence ATGAGACTTGACGGCAAGGTCGCCATCATCACCGGCGGCGCGAGCGGTATCGGACGCACCACGGTGCACAAGTTCATCCGCGAGGGCGCCAAGGTCCTCGTCGCCGACATCGACCTGGCCCGCGCCGAGCAGGTGGTGGCGGAGGCCGAGCAGGCCGGATTCCCCGGCGCGGCGGCCGCGACGTCGGTGGACGTGTCGGCGTTCGAGGACGTCGAGGCGATGGTGGCCAAGGCCGTCGAGATCTTCGGCGCCGTTCACGTGATCTTCAACAACGCCGGCATCGCGGGCGGCGCTCCGCTGCTCGAGCACGATCCCGAAGCCGACTACGAGCGGATCATCCGCGTCGATCAGAACGGCGTCTACTACGGCATCGTCGCCGCCGGCCGGCAGATGGCGAAGCAGGGCACGGGCGGGGTGATCATCAGCACCTCCTCGGTCTACGGCGAGCAGGCCGCGGAGCTGTCGTTCACCTACAGCGCCGCGAAGGCCGCCGTGATCTCGTTCACGCGGTCGGCGGCCTACGAGCTCGCCGAGCACGGCATCCGCGCGGTCGCGATCACGCCCGGTCGTGTCGCGACGCCCATCATCAACCAGTTCAGCGACGAGCTGAGGGCGACGTTCGCGGCCGAGCAGCTGCGCGGGAAGCTCACGGAGCCCGAGGAGATCGCCGACGTGGTCGCGTTCCTCGCCTCGGACGAGTCGCGCGTGATCAACGGCACGGTCGTGAGCGTGGACGACGGCTACTCCGTCTTCAAGCAGCGCCTCGAGCTGCCGGTGTTCTGA
- a CDS encoding sugar ABC transporter substrate-binding protein, protein MHARTILKPLAAAGVALFAVAALAGCSVDTGQGGAAAGGGETRENGMGDDGVFKVAAFTAGYGTPGGKLTLDYFVEAGNAEENWEVTLDTSEFNYDEITTEIQNQISNGADAILAGFPDPRQTAVIEQAAADAGIPIFSIDGGVEPNDAYAVDVTFSQQQMAEETVGALEEAVGGSLEGKDVMVIGHDPHIGIQTRSNIALELFEERGANIAGGEMKQVLNPGTGRTEALTFVQDYLQANPDGLDAVWVGWDDGALGAVKAINEAGRDDIFVTGVDALEETTVEIKKEGPMYASMAQDWIGVVDQVIDIMNDYRDSATLPEENFIDLPAELIDRSNVDAFEPTL, encoded by the coding sequence ATGCACGCACGCACCATCCTCAAGCCCCTCGCGGCGGCCGGCGTCGCCCTGTTCGCCGTCGCCGCACTCGCCGGCTGCTCGGTCGACACCGGTCAGGGCGGCGCGGCCGCCGGCGGCGGTGAGACGAGGGAGAACGGCATGGGCGACGACGGCGTCTTCAAGGTCGCCGCGTTCACGGCCGGATACGGCACGCCGGGCGGAAAGCTCACGCTCGACTACTTCGTCGAGGCCGGCAACGCCGAGGAGAACTGGGAGGTGACGCTCGACACCAGCGAGTTCAACTACGACGAGATCACCACCGAGATCCAGAACCAGATCTCGAACGGCGCGGACGCGATCCTCGCCGGCTTCCCCGACCCGCGCCAGACCGCGGTCATCGAGCAGGCGGCGGCCGACGCCGGCATCCCGATCTTCTCGATCGACGGCGGGGTCGAGCCCAACGACGCCTACGCGGTGGACGTCACCTTCAGCCAGCAGCAGATGGCCGAGGAGACCGTCGGAGCGCTCGAGGAGGCGGTGGGCGGATCGCTCGAGGGCAAGGACGTCATGGTCATCGGCCACGACCCGCACATCGGCATCCAGACCCGTAGCAACATCGCGCTCGAGCTGTTCGAGGAGAGGGGCGCGAACATCGCGGGCGGCGAGATGAAGCAGGTGCTCAACCCGGGCACGGGCCGCACCGAGGCGCTCACCTTCGTGCAGGACTACCTGCAGGCGAACCCGGACGGCCTGGACGCCGTGTGGGTGGGCTGGGATGACGGCGCGCTCGGCGCCGTGAAGGCCATCAACGAGGCGGGGCGTGACGACATCTTCGTCACGGGCGTCGATGCGCTCGAGGAGACGACGGTCGAGATCAAGAAGGAGGGCCCGATGTACGCCTCGATGGCGCAGGACTGGATCGGGGTCGTCGACCAGGTGATCGACATCATGAACGACTACCGCGACAGCGCGACGCTGCCCGAGGAGAACTTCATCGATCTGCCCGCCGAGCTCATCGACCGCAGCAACGTCGACGCGTTCGAGCCGACCCTCTGA
- a CDS encoding sugar phosphate isomerase/epimerase family protein gives MSAVPRRLPAELDVACHLNVVLADPASDVLTAALDGIAARGFRRIVLPPVDSASFDAAGFRVRCEARGLSAIPIIGQSPDADVSSDDPEIRAAGSRALHRAIDLAAELGSDQLNGVQYGLFGRSPSAVPRDAWERSAAAVGEAADAAHERGIALVFEVLNRYETAMINTAEQAMAYAEASGSPHLRIHLDTFHMAVEEEDIAAAIRTALPRLSFLELGQSGRGRLSRGAVVVADVVHDALDLGYEGRWGVEAFSAAILPPPARDALAIWRAPYIDGLHLADDAVRVIRAGWAASAPGRRAARLARANGSDSGASDAARAGTATDLGDDIVSDPIVAHTERETRLSDAPAPANPAGALPAAPTEAAHTER, from the coding sequence GTGTCCGCCGTCCCCCGTCGCCTGCCCGCCGAGCTCGACGTTGCATGCCACCTCAACGTGGTGCTCGCCGACCCGGCGTCCGACGTCCTCACCGCCGCGCTCGACGGCATCGCCGCCCGCGGCTTCCGGCGGATCGTGCTGCCGCCCGTCGATTCGGCCTCGTTCGACGCGGCCGGGTTCCGGGTGCGATGCGAGGCGCGCGGACTGTCGGCGATCCCGATCATCGGCCAGTCGCCCGACGCGGACGTCTCGTCGGACGATCCGGAGATCCGCGCCGCGGGATCGCGGGCGCTCCACCGCGCGATCGACCTCGCGGCGGAGCTGGGGTCGGATCAGCTCAACGGCGTGCAGTACGGCCTGTTCGGCCGGTCGCCGTCCGCGGTGCCGCGCGACGCGTGGGAGCGGTCCGCCGCCGCCGTGGGCGAGGCGGCCGATGCCGCGCACGAACGCGGCATCGCGCTCGTGTTCGAGGTGCTCAATCGCTACGAGACCGCGATGATCAACACGGCGGAGCAGGCGATGGCCTACGCCGAGGCGAGCGGCTCCCCCCATCTGCGCATCCATCTCGACACCTTCCACATGGCGGTCGAGGAGGAGGACATCGCGGCCGCGATTCGCACAGCGCTCCCCCGGCTGTCGTTCCTCGAGCTCGGGCAGTCCGGCCGTGGCCGGCTGTCGCGCGGCGCGGTGGTCGTCGCGGACGTGGTGCACGACGCGCTCGACCTCGGCTACGAGGGACGCTGGGGCGTCGAGGCGTTCTCCGCCGCGATCCTGCCCCCGCCCGCGCGCGACGCGCTCGCGATCTGGCGCGCGCCGTACATCGACGGTCTGCACCTCGCGGACGACGCCGTGCGCGTGATCCGCGCCGGATGGGCGGCGAGCGCCCCCGGTCGCCGCGCGGCGCGCCTCGCCCGCGCGAACGGCTCCGACAGCGGCGCCTCGGACGCGGCGCGCGCCGGCACCGCGACGGATCTTGGCGACGATATTGTCTCCGATCCGATCGTGGCTCACACTGAACGCGAGACCCGACTCTCTGACGCCCCCGCGCCAGCGAACCCCGCGGGCGCCCTGCCCGCAGCCCCCACAGAAGCAGCACACACAGAGAGGTGA
- a CDS encoding AsnC family protein, which yields MVDTAQATDPDEPIGELFRIAEQRRELSRAEEAQVRRARVNGYSWEAIATALGITKQAAHKKFGRK from the coding sequence ATGGTCGACACCGCACAGGCGACGGATCCCGACGAGCCGATCGGCGAGCTGTTCCGGATCGCCGAGCAGCGCCGCGAGCTGAGCCGGGCCGAGGAGGCCCAGGTGCGTCGCGCCCGCGTGAACGGGTACTCGTGGGAGGCCATCGCGACCGCGCTCGGGATCACCAAGCAGGCCGCGCACAAGAAGTTCGGCCGGAAGTGA
- a CDS encoding aldehyde dehydrogenase family protein, whose translation MTDIENAVVSTDAASGEASDTEVGEAAEAAVRTGLFIGGEERFTDEVVKIADPGKPGVIVGEAASATPQDVAAAVAAAKAAFPAWAALSAQERAARMADAIAGIADDRDTDAAILSQENGKIRMEAWIDALVFEIRWNVTLGVADQVDEGTTLAPAPGIPVTTQVKHSPLGVVSIIVPFNWPIAILGAALPNALLAGNTVVVKPPASAPLATARLVQRVAAKLPAGVLNVVTGKDENMSALIDNPDVAKLSFTGSVNGGKRMMEMASRTLTRVTLELGGNDAAVIAEDAVLDDAHVDRLFGAIYDTTGQICMNAKRVYVHRSRLDELVAALEARLQKVVIGYGLDEGTTMGPLHQPAQKAFVEEIIQEAKDSGADVREYGELPEGDLAGGNFLRPALVIDPDPSLRVVTQEQFGPVIPLIPFDSEDDAIAAANDTWAGLGGSVWTSSPETAQRIGSRLQCGYVWINDHGANRLDLRAPFGGVKQSGMGREQGIEGVRDFQDTHAIATLDEEALKAMAH comes from the coding sequence ATGACGGATATCGAGAACGCGGTCGTCAGCACGGACGCCGCATCCGGCGAGGCGTCGGACACCGAGGTCGGCGAGGCCGCGGAGGCGGCCGTCCGCACCGGCCTGTTCATCGGCGGAGAGGAGCGGTTCACCGACGAGGTCGTGAAGATCGCCGACCCTGGCAAGCCCGGGGTGATCGTGGGCGAGGCCGCGTCGGCGACGCCGCAGGACGTGGCGGCCGCGGTCGCGGCGGCGAAGGCCGCTTTCCCCGCGTGGGCCGCGCTGTCGGCGCAGGAGCGCGCGGCGAGGATGGCCGACGCGATCGCGGGGATCGCGGACGACCGCGACACCGACGCGGCGATCCTGTCGCAGGAGAACGGCAAGATCCGGATGGAGGCGTGGATCGACGCGCTCGTGTTCGAGATCCGCTGGAACGTCACCCTCGGCGTCGCCGACCAGGTCGACGAGGGCACCACGCTCGCTCCGGCCCCCGGCATCCCCGTCACGACGCAGGTGAAGCATTCGCCGCTGGGCGTCGTGTCGATCATCGTGCCGTTCAACTGGCCCATCGCGATCCTCGGGGCGGCGCTGCCGAACGCGCTGCTGGCGGGCAACACGGTCGTGGTGAAGCCGCCGGCATCCGCCCCGCTCGCCACGGCGCGGCTCGTGCAGCGCGTCGCGGCGAAGCTCCCCGCGGGCGTGCTGAACGTCGTCACGGGCAAGGACGAGAACATGTCCGCCCTGATCGACAACCCGGACGTCGCCAAGCTGTCGTTCACGGGAAGCGTCAACGGCGGCAAGCGGATGATGGAGATGGCGTCCAGGACGCTGACCCGCGTGACGCTCGAGCTCGGCGGCAACGACGCGGCCGTGATCGCCGAGGACGCGGTCCTCGACGACGCGCACGTCGACCGCCTGTTCGGCGCGATCTACGACACCACGGGCCAGATCTGCATGAACGCGAAGCGCGTCTACGTGCACCGCTCGCGTCTCGACGAACTCGTCGCGGCTCTCGAGGCGCGCCTGCAGAAGGTCGTGATCGGCTACGGCCTCGACGAGGGGACCACGATGGGCCCGCTGCACCAGCCGGCGCAGAAGGCGTTCGTCGAGGAGATTATCCAGGAGGCCAAGGACTCCGGTGCCGACGTGCGCGAGTACGGCGAGCTGCCGGAAGGAGACCTGGCGGGAGGCAACTTCCTCCGTCCCGCGCTCGTGATCGATCCGGATCCGTCGCTGCGCGTCGTGACGCAGGAGCAGTTCGGCCCGGTGATCCCGCTCATCCCGTTCGACTCCGAGGACGACGCGATCGCCGCGGCGAACGACACGTGGGCGGGCCTCGGCGGCTCGGTCTGGACGTCGAGCCCCGAGACCGCGCAGCGCATCGGCTCGCGCCTGCAGTGCGGTTACGTGTGGATCAACGACCACGGCGCGAATCGCCTCGACCTGCGCGCCCCGTTCGGCGGCGTGAAGCAGTCGGGCATGGGCCGCGAGCAGGGCATCGAGGGCGTCCGGGACTTCCAGGACACGCACGCGATCGCCACGCTCGACGAGGAGGCGCTCAAGGCGATGGCGCACTGA
- a CDS encoding SDR family NAD(P)-dependent oxidoreductase, translated as MSTGLQTASDLAGLFSLRGDIVVVTGASSGIGQAAAEAYAAAGATVVVLGRSEARVTDVVSAIAAAGGTAHGFVADVSVRGAMDEVLARVVDEVGRPTVVVANAGIAGGASYRADGRLADYADAEWDEVVATNLTGTFETVRAAARVLEQGGRILVTSSTAGMRTDPMVSYAYVATKAAILNFVRQTALELAPRGIRVNAVAPGPFKGTRIGDGKTEISPEFEAEWASTIPLGRMGTMPEIQGPMLFLVSPASAFVTGAILAVDGGAVALSHTAF; from the coding sequence ATGAGCACCGGACTGCAGACGGCCTCGGATCTCGCGGGCCTGTTCAGCCTCCGCGGCGACATCGTCGTCGTGACGGGAGCGTCGAGCGGCATCGGCCAGGCCGCGGCCGAGGCGTACGCCGCCGCGGGCGCGACGGTCGTCGTCCTCGGGCGCAGCGAGGCCAGGGTGACCGACGTCGTCTCGGCCATCGCCGCGGCGGGCGGCACGGCGCACGGCTTCGTCGCGGACGTGTCCGTCCGGGGAGCGATGGACGAGGTGCTCGCGCGAGTGGTCGACGAGGTCGGTCGGCCGACCGTCGTCGTCGCCAACGCGGGCATCGCGGGCGGCGCGAGCTACCGGGCCGACGGGCGCCTTGCCGACTACGCCGACGCGGAGTGGGACGAGGTCGTCGCGACCAACCTGACCGGCACCTTCGAGACAGTGCGGGCCGCGGCGCGCGTGCTCGAGCAAGGCGGCCGCATCCTGGTCACCTCCTCGACCGCGGGCATGCGCACGGATCCGATGGTGTCGTACGCCTATGTCGCGACGAAGGCCGCGATCCTGAACTTCGTGCGTCAGACGGCGCTCGAGCTGGCGCCCCGCGGGATCCGCGTGAACGCCGTCGCGCCGGGTCCTTTCAAGGGCACCCGGATCGGCGACGGCAAGACGGAGATCTCGCCGGAGTTCGAGGCGGAATGGGCATCGACCATCCCGCTCGGCCGGATGGGGACGATGCCGGAGATCCAGGGACCGATGCTCTTCCTCGTCTCGCCGGCCTCCGCCTTCGTGACCGGGGCGATCCTCGCCGTCGACGGCGGCGCGGTCGCGCTGTCCCACACCGCATTCTGA
- a CDS encoding ABC transporter ATP-binding protein, whose amino-acid sequence MSDAPARRRNPFARPQTQEGPRATFRQLLPFVFEHKRVLVWVSILSVVEAVTTLVQPTLIGEVIARVQESVPLGALVWALVALVIVSSAVGAYQHFLLQRTGTAVVLSSRRRLIARILRLPISEFDARRTGDLVSRVGTDTTMLYAVLTQGLADSVGNTLLFVGALIAMLIIDPILLLSIVGVLGISVVAVVSLSGRMRRATARQQERVGELTSGIERAIGAVRTIRAAGAAGREERAVAQKADEAYEAGVEVAKASALVVPIAGVALQASILVVLGVGGYRVASGAVEVASLVTFVMFLFLMIMPLASAFGAISSVGQALGALGRIQEILDLPEETAVDTAPRAAAPVAGAPAIAFRDVRFRYPEAAVAARERAKQEALDAHVPLDDAMQDERVGEVLRGVSFEVPRGSRVALVGPSGAGKSTILSLLERFYDPTAGRIELDGQDVRELSRDELRARFGYVEQDAPTLAGTIADNLRLASPDASDSECERVLRAVNLGGVIDRSATGIHTPVGEDGVMLSGGERQRLAIARALLAAPPILLLDESTSSLDGLNEQLMRDAIDAVAEGRTLLVIAHRLSTVIDSDRIVVLDRGEVIGEGTHSELVESVPLYRDLARHQLLV is encoded by the coding sequence ATGTCCGACGCCCCCGCACGACGCCGCAACCCCTTCGCCCGGCCGCAGACGCAGGAGGGGCCGCGCGCGACCTTCCGGCAGCTGCTGCCGTTCGTGTTCGAGCACAAGCGCGTGCTCGTGTGGGTCTCGATCCTGAGCGTGGTCGAGGCCGTCACGACGCTCGTGCAGCCGACCCTGATCGGCGAGGTCATCGCCCGCGTGCAGGAGAGCGTCCCGCTCGGTGCGCTGGTGTGGGCGCTCGTCGCGCTCGTGATCGTGTCGTCCGCGGTGGGCGCGTACCAGCACTTCCTGCTGCAGCGCACCGGCACCGCGGTCGTGCTCTCGAGCCGGCGTCGCCTGATCGCCCGCATCCTGCGCCTGCCGATCTCGGAGTTCGACGCGCGCCGCACGGGCGACCTCGTCTCGCGCGTCGGCACCGACACGACGATGCTCTACGCGGTGCTCACGCAGGGTCTGGCCGACAGCGTCGGCAACACGCTGCTGTTCGTGGGCGCGCTGATCGCGATGCTGATCATCGACCCGATCCTGCTGCTCAGCATCGTCGGAGTACTGGGGATCAGCGTCGTCGCGGTCGTGTCGCTGAGCGGCCGGATGCGCCGCGCCACGGCACGGCAGCAGGAGCGCGTGGGCGAGCTCACGAGCGGCATCGAGCGCGCGATCGGCGCCGTGCGGACGATCCGCGCCGCCGGCGCGGCGGGCCGCGAGGAGCGCGCCGTGGCGCAGAAGGCGGACGAGGCGTACGAGGCCGGCGTCGAGGTCGCGAAGGCGTCGGCGCTCGTCGTGCCGATCGCGGGTGTCGCGCTGCAGGCGTCGATCCTCGTCGTGCTGGGCGTCGGCGGCTATCGCGTCGCCTCGGGCGCGGTCGAGGTCGCGAGCCTCGTGACGTTCGTGATGTTCCTGTTCCTCATGATCATGCCGCTCGCGTCGGCCTTCGGCGCCATCTCGAGCGTGGGCCAGGCACTGGGCGCGCTCGGCCGCATCCAGGAGATCCTCGACCTCCCGGAGGAGACCGCCGTCGACACCGCCCCGCGCGCCGCCGCGCCCGTCGCGGGCGCTCCGGCGATCGCGTTCCGCGACGTCCGGTTCCGCTACCCCGAGGCGGCCGTCGCCGCGCGCGAGCGCGCGAAGCAGGAGGCCCTGGACGCGCACGTGCCGCTCGACGACGCGATGCAGGACGAGCGCGTCGGGGAGGTCCTGCGCGGCGTCTCGTTCGAGGTGCCTCGCGGGTCGCGCGTCGCGCTCGTGGGCCCGAGCGGCGCGGGCAAGTCGACGATCCTGTCGCTGCTCGAGCGCTTCTACGACCCGACCGCCGGCCGGATCGAGCTGGACGGGCAGGACGTTCGCGAGCTGTCCCGCGACGAGCTGCGCGCCCGCTTCGGCTACGTCGAGCAGGACGCCCCCACGCTCGCGGGCACGATCGCCGACAACCTGCGGCTCGCCTCGCCCGATGCCTCCGATTCCGAGTGCGAGCGCGTGCTGCGCGCCGTGAACCTGGGCGGAGTGATCGATCGGTCGGCGACGGGTATCCACACCCCGGTGGGCGAGGACGGCGTGATGCTGTCCGGCGGCGAGCGGCAGCGGCTCGCGATCGCACGTGCGCTGCTCGCCGCGCCGCCGATCCTGCTGCTGGACGAGTCGACGTCGTCGCTCGACGGGCTCAACGAGCAGCTGATGCGCGACGCGATCGATGCGGTCGCCGAGGGCCGGACCCTGCTGGTGATCGCGCATCGCCTGTCGACCGTGATCGACAGCGACCGCATCGTCGTGCTGGATCGCGGCGAGGTGATCGGCGAGGGCACGCACTCCGAGCTCGTGGAATCCGTGCCGCTGTACCGCGACCTCGCGAGGCACCAGCTCCTGGTCTGA
- a CDS encoding tannase/feruloyl esterase family alpha/beta hydrolase, producing the protein MKRRNRASIALAAAAALLLATPLAAVAHGGHGGHGDPDRARPGTLRECETLTGFGFEQTTVTLVRRVPAGEVTHAGVPVGEHCLVQGRMNERTSPVDGQDYAIGFEMRLPVKWAGRFLHQGNGGMDGSVSPAVGSFTGGQLRNGLQQGFAILSSDAGHSGAQNPLFGLDPQARLDYGYQAVGTLTPMAKALVTAAYGRAADTSYFAGGSNGGRHTMVAAARYADEYDGFLAIAPGFNLPQAAVAQVWGAQQWNTVATTPGDLKTAFTAAERRTVANAILARCDGLDRLTDGMVQDSAACQRAFDVKRHVPTCADERDGTCLTPAQKRVIQTVFAGAKTSSGKRIYASFPFDAGIANSDWATWELTLSALLDPMAVGFVFSSTPESPGILANIGQYALSMDIDAKAKDIYRSGGIYTESAMQFMTPPEPTELDELRDSGGRLIVAHGASDAVFSADDTARWFEQLDRENRNKAERFARYFEVPGMGHVSGGVATDQFDGLGAIVAWVEQGKAPDRLIASARGAGNPGGVNPEVPASWSPDRTRPLCVYPLVARYVGGDPESAASFACKPSSGGGHGGR; encoded by the coding sequence ATGAAGAGAAGGAACAGGGCGTCCATCGCCCTGGCGGCTGCGGCCGCACTGCTGCTGGCGACGCCGCTGGCGGCTGTGGCGCACGGCGGGCACGGCGGGCACGGCGATCCCGACCGCGCCCGGCCGGGCACCCTGCGCGAATGCGAGACCCTCACGGGCTTCGGGTTCGAGCAGACGACCGTCACGCTCGTCCGGCGGGTTCCCGCCGGGGAGGTGACCCACGCTGGCGTGCCCGTGGGCGAGCACTGCCTCGTGCAGGGCCGCATGAACGAGCGCACGAGCCCGGTCGACGGACAGGACTACGCGATCGGCTTCGAGATGCGTCTGCCCGTGAAGTGGGCCGGACGCTTCCTGCACCAGGGCAACGGCGGCATGGACGGCAGCGTCTCACCCGCCGTCGGGTCGTTCACCGGCGGCCAGCTGCGCAACGGCCTTCAGCAGGGGTTCGCGATCCTCAGCTCGGACGCCGGCCACTCCGGGGCGCAGAATCCGCTGTTCGGCCTGGATCCGCAGGCGCGGCTCGACTACGGATACCAGGCCGTCGGCACGCTCACGCCGATGGCCAAGGCGCTCGTCACGGCGGCCTACGGACGCGCCGCCGACACGTCGTACTTCGCGGGCGGCTCGAACGGCGGACGCCACACCATGGTCGCCGCCGCGCGGTACGCCGACGAGTACGACGGCTTCCTCGCGATCGCGCCGGGATTCAACCTGCCGCAGGCCGCCGTCGCACAGGTGTGGGGCGCGCAGCAATGGAACACGGTGGCGACCACGCCGGGCGACCTGAAGACCGCCTTCACGGCGGCGGAGCGTCGCACCGTCGCGAACGCGATCCTCGCTCGCTGCGACGGCCTCGACAGGCTCACGGACGGCATGGTGCAGGACAGCGCAGCCTGCCAGCGGGCCTTCGACGTCAAGCGCCACGTGCCCACCTGCGCGGACGAGCGTGATGGCACGTGCCTCACCCCCGCGCAGAAGCGCGTGATCCAGACGGTGTTCGCCGGGGCGAAGACGTCCAGTGGGAAGCGCATCTACGCATCCTTCCCGTTCGATGCGGGCATCGCGAACAGCGACTGGGCCACGTGGGAGCTGACGCTCAGCGCGCTGCTGGATCCCATGGCGGTGGGCTTCGTGTTCTCCTCGACGCCGGAGAGCCCCGGCATCCTCGCGAACATCGGCCAGTACGCGCTGTCGATGGACATCGACGCCAAGGCGAAGGACATCTACCGCTCTGGCGGCATCTACACCGAGAGTGCGATGCAGTTCATGACGCCGCCCGAGCCGACCGAGCTCGACGAGTTGCGCGACAGCGGCGGCCGGCTGATCGTCGCGCACGGCGCGTCCGACGCGGTGTTCAGCGCGGACGACACGGCCCGCTGGTTCGAGCAGCTCGACCGCGAGAACCGGAACAAGGCCGAGCGGTTCGCGCGGTACTTCGAGGTGCCGGGCATGGGACACGTCAGCGGCGGCGTCGCGACCGACCAGTTCGACGGGCTCGGCGCGATCGTCGCATGGGTCGAGCAGGGCAAGGCGCCCGACCGGCTCATCGCCTCGGCTCGCGGCGCCGGCAACCCCGGCGGCGTGAACCCCGAGGTGCCCGCCTCCTGGTCGCCGGATCGCACGCGCCCGCTGTGCGTGTACCCCCTCGTCGCCCGCTACGTCGGCGGCGACCCCGAGTCGGCGGCGAGCTTCGCGTGCAAGCCGAGCTCGGGCGGCGGCCACGGCGGCCGCTGA
- a CDS encoding alpha/beta hydrolase family protein has translation MSEQVQFPSTSGPMLTGALEVPEGEVRGWGVFSHGLTLGKDSPAASRISKALAASGIGMLRFDNLGLGDSGGDWADSSFSLKVADTVAATRFMAERGTPASLLVGHSFGGAAVLAAAEQCPDIRAVATVGAPYEPKHAEHNFEHVVDLVMAEGEAEWRVGGRELTLRRGFVEDLRRTDLEDVIERLRKPLLILHSPDDAMVPIRHAQDIFFAAHHPRSFIDLDGTDHFLTGRGHAARVARIIAAWADAYLAPAG, from the coding sequence ATGAGCGAGCAGGTGCAGTTCCCGTCGACGTCCGGACCCATGCTGACAGGCGCGCTCGAGGTGCCCGAGGGCGAGGTGCGCGGCTGGGGCGTGTTCAGCCACGGCCTCACCCTGGGCAAGGACTCCCCCGCCGCGTCACGCATCTCGAAGGCGCTGGCGGCGAGCGGGATCGGGATGCTCCGGTTCGACAATCTCGGTCTGGGCGACTCGGGTGGCGACTGGGCCGACAGCTCCTTCTCGCTCAAGGTCGCCGACACCGTCGCCGCCACGCGGTTCATGGCCGAGCGCGGCACACCGGCCTCGCTGCTCGTCGGGCACTCGTTCGGCGGCGCCGCCGTGCTGGCCGCCGCCGAGCAGTGCCCCGACATCCGCGCGGTCGCGACGGTCGGCGCGCCGTACGAGCCGAAGCACGCCGAGCACAACTTCGAGCACGTCGTGGACCTCGTCATGGCGGAGGGCGAGGCGGAGTGGCGGGTCGGCGGCCGCGAGCTCACGCTGCGTCGCGGCTTCGTCGAGGACCTGCGCCGCACCGACCTCGAGGACGTGATCGAACGCCTGCGCAAGCCGCTGCTCATCCTGCACTCCCCCGACGACGCGATGGTGCCGATCCGCCACGCGCAGGACATCTTCTTCGCCGCGCATCACCCGCGCAGCTTCATCGACCTCGACGGCACCGATCACTTCCTGACGGGCAGGGGACACGCGGCCCGCGTCGCCCGCATCATCGCCGCCTGGGCCGACGCCTACCTCGCGCCGGCGGGCTGA